One Myxococcales bacterium genomic region harbors:
- a CDS encoding cytochrome P460 family protein: MKRLHRRSFACAVALVVAAVSAGCRDNQDPQGADALWARVSQSGYRQWTRARAYPKREPSFTLHGGSVEIFLSPALAAARDGKAPLQQFPDGAMVVKEGYSGTSDDLAIVAVMEKRAGEWYFAEYSGDGEALFSGKPKICVDCHEARKNQSDWLFTVELPR, translated from the coding sequence ATGAAGCGCCTCCACCGACGTTCGTTCGCCTGCGCCGTGGCCCTCGTCGTCGCGGCGGTCTCGGCCGGCTGCCGTGACAACCAAGATCCTCAAGGCGCCGACGCGCTTTGGGCGAGGGTGTCCCAGTCGGGCTACCGACAGTGGACCCGCGCCCGCGCGTACCCCAAGCGCGAGCCGAGCTTCACGCTGCACGGTGGGAGCGTCGAGATCTTCTTGAGCCCCGCGCTCGCCGCCGCGAGGGACGGCAAGGCCCCGCTCCAGCAGTTCCCCGATGGCGCGATGGTCGTCAAAGAAGGGTACTCGGGCACGAGCGACGACCTGGCCATCGTGGCGGTCATGGAGAAGCGCGCGGGGGAGTGGTACTTCGCCGAGTACTCGGGAGATGGCGAGGCCCTCTTCTCGGGAAAACCCAAGATCTGCGTCGACTGCCACGAAGCACGAAAGAACCAGTCCGACTGGCTCTTCACGGTCGAGCTGCCGAGGTAA
- a CDS encoding redoxin family protein codes for MHSGARLASFFALVVPVSLSVAACSVTTQEGGVPPADGAGSTNTPSAPQAPSPTGSSTSPAPPAPGAVSRPQGWGAEACPSAADKGFAVGQTLGDLGVRDCETGAPATVDEACGAKATWIFAAHTHCPTCRSTAGFTDEVAQAVAGKDVAVVHLVYDDNGTSCAKWKEAYKLAGITNVYVYDDPKGVAFAKLKTSNYTAPSAFLDKNRVVTYKEHGLSKAQVLSQIDAALAK; via the coding sequence ATGCACTCCGGAGCCCGCCTCGCCTCGTTCTTCGCGCTCGTCGTCCCCGTGTCCCTCTCGGTCGCGGCCTGCAGCGTCACCACGCAAGAAGGTGGCGTCCCCCCGGCGGACGGCGCGGGCTCGACGAACACGCCCTCGGCCCCGCAGGCGCCCTCGCCCACCGGCTCGTCGACCTCGCCTGCTCCGCCCGCTCCGGGCGCCGTGAGCCGTCCACAAGGATGGGGCGCGGAGGCGTGCCCAAGCGCGGCCGACAAGGGCTTCGCCGTAGGGCAGACGCTCGGTGATCTCGGTGTGCGCGACTGCGAGACGGGAGCCCCTGCCACGGTCGACGAGGCGTGCGGCGCCAAGGCCACCTGGATCTTCGCGGCCCACACGCACTGCCCGACGTGCCGAAGCACGGCCGGCTTCACGGACGAGGTCGCCCAGGCCGTCGCGGGGAAAGACGTGGCCGTCGTGCACCTCGTCTACGACGACAACGGGACCTCGTGCGCGAAGTGGAAAGAGGCCTACAAGCTCGCCGGCATCACCAACGTGTACGTCTACGACGATCCGAAGGGCGTCGCGTTCGCCAAGCTGAAGACCTCGAACTACACCGCTCCGTCCGCATTTCTCGATAAGAATCGTGTGGTTACATACAAGGAGCACGGCCTCTCGAAGGCGCAGGTGCTCTCGCAAATCGATGCGGCGCTCGCGAAGTAG
- a CDS encoding TPM domain-containing protein yields the protein MGFRALFSGLWLLVLSLVVFERAAMAYTPPPIAGAVNDGANVLGADERAKLEARLKTHRDTYGHEIVVFTVASLGGESIEDVAYGAFNGWKIGKQGKDNGVLLVIAPNERKTRIETGKGVGGEITDLQSKRILSERVGPRLKEGKFYEGISAGVESIASLLTGGPLVPDGGTEAPVAEKKKPAGEESIPPTSVFVDTTGSFPEAERARFLAAYEARVKAKKAAFAVIVVPDTRAGELPSLCGWNSADYQKALPNVMALVVATRSGKYIVGYPAYGAEGPGAKALPDEMFALSAKMKKERGAGADTVLVDGLLQSLGTLDIELPGFWAARDKDGTIAYFIVGGVFVAILFFGWLTSKLGISSGGGGGSSGGSSYSGGSSYSGGGGGGYSGGGDSGGGYSGGGGSSGGGGASDSY from the coding sequence ATGGGGTTTCGCGCTCTCTTCTCGGGCCTTTGGCTGCTCGTGCTGTCGCTCGTCGTGTTCGAGCGCGCGGCGATGGCGTACACACCACCACCGATCGCCGGGGCCGTGAACGACGGCGCGAACGTGCTCGGCGCGGACGAGCGCGCGAAGCTCGAGGCTCGCCTGAAGACCCACCGCGACACCTACGGGCACGAGATCGTCGTCTTCACGGTGGCCTCGCTCGGCGGCGAGTCGATCGAAGATGTGGCCTACGGCGCGTTCAACGGCTGGAAGATCGGCAAACAGGGCAAAGACAACGGGGTGCTGCTCGTCATCGCGCCGAACGAGCGCAAGACGCGCATCGAGACGGGCAAGGGCGTCGGGGGAGAGATCACCGATCTCCAATCGAAGCGCATCTTGTCGGAGCGTGTGGGACCTCGCCTCAAGGAGGGCAAGTTCTACGAGGGGATCTCTGCGGGCGTCGAGTCGATCGCGTCGCTCCTCACGGGCGGGCCGCTCGTCCCGGACGGGGGCACGGAAGCCCCGGTAGCCGAGAAGAAGAAGCCCGCGGGAGAAGAGAGCATCCCGCCCACGAGCGTCTTCGTCGACACCACCGGGAGCTTCCCGGAGGCCGAACGCGCACGTTTCCTCGCGGCGTACGAGGCACGCGTGAAAGCCAAGAAGGCGGCCTTCGCGGTCATCGTCGTGCCCGACACGCGCGCCGGCGAGCTCCCGAGCCTGTGCGGGTGGAACTCGGCGGACTACCAAAAAGCGCTGCCCAACGTGATGGCGCTCGTCGTGGCCACGCGGAGCGGCAAGTACATCGTGGGGTATCCTGCGTACGGCGCCGAAGGTCCAGGCGCGAAGGCCCTGCCCGACGAGATGTTCGCGCTCTCGGCGAAGATGAAGAAGGAGCGAGGCGCGGGCGCGGACACGGTGCTCGTCGACGGGCTCCTTCAATCCCTCGGCACGCTCGATATCGAGCTCCCGGGGTTCTGGGCGGCCCGAGACAAGGACGGGACGATTGCCTATTTCATCGTGGGGGGGGTGTTCGTCGCCATTCTCTTTTTCGGATGGCTCACCTCCAAGCTCGGTATCTCGAGCGGCGGCGGCGGCGGCAGCTCCGGAGGGTCGTCGTACTCCGGGGGCTCGTCGTACTCGGGAGGTGGGGGCGGCGGCTACTCGGGAGGTGGAGACAGTGGCGGTGGCTACTCGGGGGGCGGTGGCTCTTCGGGGGGCGGTGGCGCGAGCGACAGCTACTGA
- a CDS encoding protein-tyrosine-phosphatase, with the protein MRHSIIAFCTFFAALAATACSPRAEPPATAGVTTRSGSAPRAEVVAPLFPALEAKLSGWEGMGPSGTPEHRAKLEALAAVIREQRLAGHEAQLVFVCTHNSRRSQMAQLLMAAAARRAGLSGVTTFSAGTERTAFNPRAVAALRRAGLAVETTAAGDNPRYTVRLGDGGPALSAFSKRLDDPESPKAGFVAVMTCSQADAACPFVPGADRRIAIPYDDPKVADGTPEETARYDERVEQIGRDMMWVARAAAKQTH; encoded by the coding sequence ATGCGACATTCCATAATTGCATTCTGCACATTTTTCGCCGCCCTCGCCGCGACGGCCTGCTCCCCGCGCGCCGAGCCCCCTGCGACCGCCGGCGTCACCACGCGGAGCGGAAGCGCCCCTCGGGCCGAGGTCGTGGCACCGCTGTTCCCGGCGCTCGAGGCCAAGCTCTCGGGATGGGAGGGCATGGGTCCGTCGGGCACCCCCGAGCACCGCGCGAAGCTCGAGGCGCTCGCGGCGGTGATACGCGAGCAACGGCTCGCCGGCCACGAGGCGCAGCTCGTGTTCGTGTGCACCCACAACTCACGCCGTAGCCAAATGGCCCAGCTCCTCATGGCCGCGGCGGCGCGGCGCGCCGGGCTCTCGGGGGTGACCACCTTCTCGGCGGGCACCGAGCGCACCGCGTTCAACCCACGCGCGGTCGCGGCCCTCCGGCGCGCCGGGCTCGCGGTCGAAACGACGGCCGCGGGCGACAACCCGCGCTACACGGTGCGGCTCGGCGATGGGGGCCCCGCGCTCTCGGCGTTCTCGAAGCGCCTCGACGATCCCGAGAGCCCCAAGGCCGGCTTCGTCGCGGTGATGACCTGCTCCCAAGCCGACGCGGCGTGCCCGTTCGTGCCGGGCGCCGACCGACGCATCGCCATCCCCTACGACGATCCCAAGGTCGCCGACGGCACTCCCGAAGAAACGGCCCGCTACGACGAGCGCGTCGAGCAGATCGGGCGCGACATGATGTGGGTCGCGAGGGCCGCGGCGAAACAGACCCATTGA
- a CDS encoding carbonic anhydrase, with the protein MEKLVKGVHAFQEEVFRSERELFQRLTAGQSPETLFITCSDSRINPNQLTATDPGELFILRTAGNLVPSSNEHPSGEAATIEYAVSVLEVEDIIVCGHSLCGAIDALLDPAKTENLPNVRSWLAHARETKQIVDTSYPGLSEAALASVAVQENVLVQIEHLKKMPCVAERIAAGTLGLHAWVYRIESGDVFAYDPSAGQYVHLTEEVARAGVKSRGNRAIRPI; encoded by the coding sequence ATGGAGAAGCTCGTCAAGGGCGTGCACGCCTTCCAAGAAGAGGTCTTTCGATCCGAGCGCGAGCTCTTCCAGCGCCTCACCGCAGGGCAGAGCCCCGAGACGCTCTTCATCACGTGCTCCGATTCGCGCATCAACCCGAACCAGCTCACGGCGACCGACCCGGGTGAGCTCTTCATCTTGCGCACCGCGGGAAACCTCGTGCCCTCGAGCAACGAGCACCCCTCGGGAGAGGCCGCCACGATCGAGTACGCCGTGTCGGTGCTCGAAGTGGAGGACATCATCGTGTGCGGCCACTCGCTCTGCGGCGCGATCGACGCCCTCCTCGACCCCGCGAAGACCGAGAACCTTCCGAACGTACGCTCGTGGCTCGCCCACGCCCGCGAGACGAAGCAAATCGTGGATACGAGCTACCCGGGCCTGAGCGAGGCCGCGCTCGCGAGCGTCGCCGTGCAGGAGAACGTGCTCGTCCAGATCGAGCACCTGAAGAAGATGCCGTGTGTCGCCGAGCGCATCGCGGCGGGCACCCTGGGTCTCCACGCGTGGGTCTACCGCATCGAGAGCGGCGACGTGTTCGCGTACGATCCTAGTGCCGGCCAGTACGTGCACCTCACCGAAGAGGTCGCCCGCGCGGGAGTGAAGAGCCGCGGCAATCGAGCGATTCGCCCGATCTAA
- a CDS encoding putative sulfate/molybdate transporter — MPPATPRIRFDRHELAGAFGDIGTDLPLLVALVATCGLDAASIFVMFGLLQIVTGLVYGLPMPVQPLKAMAAIMLAQKLSAGTFAGGGIVIGLAMLVLTFTGALEWLARVVPREVVRGIQLGLGITLATLALKQYVVSDGVPGYVIAAVSAALLLSMRGKKKIPAPLVVMGLGLVYAFATKSGLRDLHGVVGLRLPKLTVPTPHELSQGALLLALPQLPLSIGNSVLATSQTTQDLFPERPVPVRKIGVTYALMNLVAPWFGGAPACHGCGGLVGFYGFGARTGGAPVIYGSMYLIFGLFLAPGLGKVVGLFPMPVLGVVLAFEAVALMALVRDVASDKGKVWIAVAVAAMVVGFSYGYLIGLVVGTLMAYAMKRGVLAQPGAQ, encoded by the coding sequence ATGCCCCCCGCGACGCCGCGCATTCGCTTCGACAGGCACGAGCTCGCCGGCGCGTTCGGCGACATCGGCACCGACCTCCCGCTCCTCGTCGCGCTCGTGGCCACGTGTGGGCTCGACGCGGCCAGCATCTTCGTCATGTTCGGGCTGCTCCAGATCGTGACGGGGCTCGTCTACGGCTTGCCCATGCCCGTGCAGCCGCTCAAGGCCATGGCGGCCATCATGCTCGCCCAGAAGCTCTCGGCGGGGACGTTCGCCGGCGGCGGCATCGTCATCGGTCTGGCGATGCTCGTCCTCACCTTCACCGGGGCGCTCGAGTGGCTCGCCCGTGTCGTCCCCCGGGAGGTCGTGCGCGGGATCCAGCTCGGGCTCGGCATCACGCTCGCGACCCTCGCGCTCAAACAATACGTGGTGAGCGATGGTGTGCCCGGGTACGTGATCGCCGCCGTCTCGGCCGCGCTGCTCCTGTCGATGCGTGGCAAGAAGAAGATCCCCGCGCCCCTCGTCGTCATGGGGCTCGGCCTCGTGTACGCCTTCGCGACGAAATCCGGGCTCCGTGACCTTCACGGAGTCGTCGGCCTGCGCCTCCCGAAGCTCACCGTGCCGACTCCCCACGAGCTGTCGCAGGGCGCGCTCCTCCTCGCGCTCCCCCAGCTCCCCTTGTCGATTGGCAACTCCGTGCTCGCGACGAGCCAAACGACCCAAGATCTCTTCCCCGAGCGGCCCGTGCCCGTGCGCAAGATCGGCGTCACGTACGCCCTCATGAACCTCGTCGCTCCTTGGTTCGGTGGGGCGCCCGCGTGCCATGGCTGCGGCGGCCTCGTGGGCTTCTACGGGTTCGGCGCGCGCACGGGCGGGGCCCCGGTCATCTATGGGTCTATGTACTTGATCTTCGGTCTGTTTCTGGCACCGGGCTTGGGCAAGGTGGTGGGCCTCTTCCCCATGCCGGTGCTCGGCGTGGTGCTCGCGTTCGAGGCCGTCGCGCTCATGGCGCTCGTCCGTGACGTAGCCTCGGACAAGGGCAAGGTGTGGATCGCGGTCGCCGTGGCGGCTATGGTCGTGGGCTTCTCGTACGGGTACCTCATCGGCCTGGTCGTCGGTACTCTCATGGCCTACGCCATGAAGCGCGGAGTGCTCGCCCAGCCGGGTGCTCAGTAG
- a CDS encoding NADP-dependent oxidoreductase has product MRAMTIHGYGGPEVFREEDVPKPTPRPNDVLVRVCAAAVNPVDWKIRSGGQRNIIRLDFPWILGLDVSGVVEAVGSRVTRFRVGDEVYASPRHTRPGCYAEHVAIDEREAAKKPKNLTHDEAASIPLVGLTAYQCVLEKGRLVRGQRVLVHAGSGGVGAFAVQLARHTGAHVVATCSGKNADFVRGLGADEIVDYTKGPFEEATGDIDLVLDSLGEPAFEGNLKVTKRGGRISNITVDVTAHVEKYGAFFSLFSLGYAMARFHVVPYLRKRIVFRHVIKRCDGAQLGEITKLVEEGAIVPTLEKVFPLGEVGKAHELSASHRARGKIVLHVADG; this is encoded by the coding sequence GTGCGAGCCATGACCATCCACGGGTACGGCGGGCCCGAGGTCTTCCGCGAGGAGGACGTGCCGAAGCCCACCCCCCGCCCGAACGACGTGCTCGTGAGGGTGTGCGCGGCCGCGGTGAACCCGGTCGACTGGAAGATCCGCTCGGGTGGCCAGCGCAACATCATTCGCCTGGATTTTCCCTGGATCCTCGGGCTCGACGTGTCCGGCGTGGTCGAGGCCGTGGGGAGCCGGGTCACTCGCTTTCGCGTGGGCGACGAGGTGTACGCCTCGCCCCGGCACACCCGCCCGGGCTGCTACGCCGAGCACGTGGCGATCGACGAGCGCGAGGCCGCGAAGAAGCCCAAAAACCTCACCCACGACGAGGCCGCGTCGATCCCTCTCGTGGGGCTCACGGCGTACCAGTGCGTGCTCGAGAAGGGCAGGCTCGTGCGCGGGCAGCGTGTGCTCGTCCACGCCGGCTCGGGTGGCGTCGGTGCCTTCGCGGTGCAGCTCGCGAGGCACACCGGGGCGCACGTCGTCGCCACGTGCAGCGGAAAAAACGCCGATTTCGTTCGGGGGCTCGGGGCCGACGAGATCGTCGACTACACGAAGGGCCCGTTCGAAGAGGCCACCGGCGACATCGACCTCGTGCTCGACTCGCTCGGAGAGCCCGCCTTCGAGGGCAACCTGAAGGTCACGAAGCGCGGCGGGCGCATCTCGAACATCACCGTCGACGTGACGGCGCACGTCGAGAAGTACGGCGCGTTCTTCAGCCTCTTCTCCCTCGGGTACGCGATGGCCCGGTTCCACGTGGTGCCGTACCTCCGGAAGCGCATCGTGTTTCGCCACGTGATCAAGCGGTGCGACGGCGCGCAGCTCGGGGAAATCACGAAGCTCGTCGAAGAGGGCGCCATCGTTCCCACGCTCGAGAAGGTGTTCCCGCTCGGTGAGGTCGGCAAAGCCCACGAGCTGTCGGCCTCGCACCGCGCGCGAGGCAAGATCGTGCTTCACGTCGCCGACGGGTGA
- a CDS encoding chloride channel protein yields the protein MGRARRLGETALLGALVGVVCGAASALFLWGLDGVTRVRTSHEAIVYALPLAGLVLGAIYEKLGKPIEGGNNLVIDTLHDDGAEIPLRMAPMVLLGTWLTHLFGGSAGREGTAVQMGASLADFVAHRLKLTKSLRRLVLAAGIAGGFGSVFGTPVAGTIFALEVVILGKLDTEALVPALVAAIVGDLTTRALGVGHTHYPEPASVPLTPWLLAKWVVFAAAAALTSAVFIELLHALKKHGKRLVPRLPARMFLGGVAVVVMWKLVGTSDYLGLGVPTIVRAFSDPNLPVMTFALKLVFTAVTLGAGFVGGEVTPLFFVGAALGSVLARALGIPLELGAGVGLAAVFAASSNTPIALSIMAMELLGGHAFPHVFIVCALAYVMVGHRSIYTAQRLARGKGGTPLPRALPLRDVGAHGSEPPDSKHSE from the coding sequence ATGGGGCGTGCGCGTCGATTGGGGGAGACCGCGCTCCTCGGGGCGCTCGTGGGGGTCGTGTGCGGCGCGGCGTCGGCGCTCTTTTTGTGGGGGCTCGACGGCGTCACACGCGTCCGCACGAGCCACGAGGCCATCGTCTACGCTTTGCCCCTCGCGGGCCTCGTGCTCGGCGCGATCTACGAGAAGCTCGGCAAGCCGATCGAGGGCGGGAACAACCTCGTCATCGACACCCTTCACGACGATGGCGCGGAAATTCCCCTGCGCATGGCCCCCATGGTGCTCCTCGGCACGTGGCTCACGCACCTCTTCGGCGGCAGCGCGGGCCGCGAGGGCACCGCCGTGCAGATGGGGGCTTCCCTCGCCGACTTCGTCGCGCATCGCCTGAAGCTCACGAAGAGCCTGCGGAGGCTCGTGCTGGCCGCGGGCATCGCGGGCGGGTTCGGCTCGGTGTTCGGCACGCCCGTCGCTGGGACGATCTTCGCGCTCGAGGTCGTCATCTTGGGCAAGCTCGACACCGAAGCGCTCGTGCCCGCCCTCGTCGCAGCGATCGTAGGAGATCTAACCACACGCGCGCTCGGCGTGGGTCACACGCACTACCCCGAGCCCGCGAGCGTGCCACTCACGCCGTGGCTGCTCGCCAAGTGGGTGGTCTTCGCGGCCGCGGCGGCGCTCACGTCGGCCGTGTTCATCGAGCTCCTCCACGCGCTGAAGAAGCACGGAAAGCGACTCGTCCCACGCCTCCCCGCGCGCATGTTCCTCGGCGGCGTGGCCGTGGTGGTCATGTGGAAGCTCGTCGGGACGAGTGACTACTTGGGCCTCGGAGTGCCCACGATCGTGCGTGCGTTCTCGGACCCGAACCTGCCCGTCATGACCTTCGCCCTGAAGCTCGTGTTCACGGCGGTGACCCTCGGCGCGGGCTTCGTGGGCGGCGAGGTGACGCCCCTCTTCTTCGTAGGCGCGGCGCTCGGCAGCGTGCTCGCGCGAGCGCTCGGCATTCCCCTCGAGCTCGGGGCCGGCGTGGGGCTCGCGGCGGTGTTCGCGGCGTCGTCGAACACGCCGATCGCGCTGTCGATCATGGCGATGGAGCTCCTCGGCGGCCACGCGTTCCCGCACGTGTTCATCGTGTGCGCGCTCGCGTACGTCATGGTGGGGCACAGGAGCATCTACACGGCGCAAAGGCTCGCGCGAGGGAAGGGAGGCACGCCCCTCCCGCGAGCCCTCCCGCTCCGCGACGTAGGGGCGCACGGCTCCGAGCCGCCAGACTCGAAACACTCCGAGTGA
- the nhaA gene encoding Na+/H+ antiporter NhaA, translating into MPSSRHREPELPPPEAWGPALRLARIARKPLEKFLQIQAASGILLIVCAVVALAVASSRFGASYTHFWHLPVGIQAGPFHFERPLEWVVNDGLMAIFFFVVGIEIRREIHQGELSEWRRAALPFAAALGGMIAPALLYTFVARSAAEAHRGWGVPMATDIAFAVGVLTLLGKRVPPALRVLLLALAVIDDLGAIVVIAIFYSKGISASGLAVAGVGLFGIFLLRTIGVRQKLAYVVPAVVLWAGTYMVGVHPTIAGVIVGMLTPVRAWLGTEGAREGLKDDVAILSRSGEDISSQELAQVLRHVDTVRRETLSPAESLIEALHPWVAFVIMPIFALANAGVAVTGLSLTRGSTLALVGAAVGLFVGKPLGVLLASFVVVKARLATLPRGLGARHLVVLGFVAGVGFTMALFVAQLAFVDEAMLAAVKMGVLGASAAAAVAALVLGRVLLPATPEEPIAETADEAEASTET; encoded by the coding sequence TTGCCGTCGTCCCGCCATCGTGAGCCCGAGCTACCGCCCCCGGAGGCATGGGGACCCGCCCTGCGCCTCGCCCGGATCGCGCGCAAGCCGCTCGAGAAATTCCTTCAAATCCAGGCCGCGAGCGGCATCCTCCTCATCGTCTGTGCGGTGGTCGCGCTGGCCGTGGCGAGCTCGCGCTTCGGCGCGTCGTACACGCACTTCTGGCACCTCCCCGTCGGGATCCAAGCGGGACCGTTCCACTTCGAGAGGCCGCTCGAGTGGGTCGTGAACGACGGGCTCATGGCCATCTTCTTCTTCGTCGTGGGCATCGAGATCCGGCGCGAGATCCACCAGGGAGAGCTCTCGGAATGGAGGCGCGCGGCCCTGCCCTTCGCGGCGGCGCTCGGAGGCATGATCGCGCCCGCCCTGCTCTACACGTTCGTCGCGCGCTCGGCCGCCGAGGCGCACCGCGGGTGGGGTGTGCCCATGGCGACCGACATCGCCTTCGCCGTGGGGGTGCTCACGCTGCTCGGCAAACGCGTGCCTCCGGCGCTGCGCGTGCTTCTGCTCGCGCTCGCCGTGATCGACGACCTCGGCGCGATCGTGGTCATTGCCATCTTCTACTCGAAGGGGATCTCCGCCTCGGGGCTCGCGGTCGCTGGGGTCGGGCTCTTCGGGATCTTCCTCTTGCGCACGATCGGCGTGCGCCAGAAGCTCGCCTACGTCGTGCCCGCCGTGGTCCTTTGGGCGGGTACGTACATGGTAGGAGTACACCCTACGATTGCCGGTGTGATCGTCGGAATGCTCACTCCGGTGCGGGCCTGGCTCGGCACCGAGGGCGCGCGGGAAGGGCTGAAGGACGACGTGGCCATCTTGTCGCGCTCGGGCGAGGACATCTCGTCGCAGGAGCTCGCCCAAGTGCTTCGGCACGTCGATACGGTGCGTCGCGAGACCTTGTCGCCGGCCGAGTCTCTCATCGAAGCGCTCCACCCGTGGGTGGCCTTCGTGATCATGCCCATCTTCGCGCTCGCGAACGCCGGGGTGGCGGTCACCGGCCTGTCGCTCACGCGCGGGTCCACGCTCGCCCTGGTCGGCGCCGCGGTCGGCCTCTTCGTGGGCAAACCACTCGGCGTCCTACTCGCGAGCTTCGTCGTGGTGAAGGCTCGGCTCGCCACCCTCCCGCGGGGGCTCGGGGCGAGGCACCTCGTCGTGCTCGGGTTCGTCGCGGGCGTGGGCTTCACCATGGCGCTCTTCGTCGCGCAGCTCGCGTTCGTCGACGAGGCCATGCTCGCGGCGGTCAAGATGGGTGTGCTCGGGGCGAGCGCCGCGGCCGCCGTCGCCGCGCTCGTGCTCGGTCGTGTGCTCCTGCCGGCCACTCCCGAAGAGCCCATCGCCGAGACGGCCGACGAGGCCGAGGCGTCGACCGAGACCTGA